A genomic window from Clostridium aceticum includes:
- a CDS encoding energy-coupling factor ABC transporter ATP-binding protein gives MVIKIRDLSFTYPNNRRGLINLSLDIESGKKTAILGVNGSGKSTLLYHLNGMTLSQTGSVEVLNMEVKEKNLRRIRQEVGFLFDYPDHQLFSTTVYRDIKFGLDNYKYPEKKKDERIRKAARDLRIEELLDYPPYQLSLGQKKKVAIAGLMVLEPSIIICDEPFSGLDGHTLLYFKELLNNWVKEGKTIVFSTHDVDLTYEWADNVVILREGKILKSGVASEVLTKDETYLEAGLVKPMLYDLFQDSEYKPKNIKEAKEYLSKKFVY, from the coding sequence ATGGTAATCAAAATTAGAGACTTAAGTTTTACGTATCCAAATAATCGCAGAGGATTAATCAATCTGAGTTTAGATATTGAAAGCGGCAAAAAAACTGCCATACTGGGAGTCAATGGCAGTGGCAAGTCGACGCTACTGTATCATTTAAATGGCATGACCTTATCCCAAACAGGCTCGGTAGAAGTACTGAATATGGAGGTAAAGGAAAAAAATCTTAGGAGAATCAGACAAGAAGTAGGATTTTTGTTTGATTACCCTGATCATCAATTGTTTTCTACAACTGTTTATCGGGACATTAAGTTCGGATTAGATAACTATAAATATCCTGAAAAGAAAAAGGACGAGCGTATCAGAAAAGCTGCCAGGGACTTGCGAATTGAAGAGTTATTGGACTATCCCCCCTATCAGCTGAGTTTAGGACAAAAAAAGAAAGTGGCAATAGCTGGACTAATGGTTTTGGAGCCAAGTATTATTATTTGTGATGAGCCGTTTTCAGGATTGGACGGGCATACACTGCTTTATTTTAAAGAACTGTTAAATAATTGGGTAAAGGAAGGAAAAACAATTGTGTTTTCAACCCATGATGTGGATTTAACCTATGAATGGGCGGATAACGTGGTTATTTTGAGGGAAGGCAAGATACTAAAAAGTGGTGTTGCATCGGAGGTCTTAACCAAGGATGAAACCTATTTAGAGGCAGGACTTGTAAAGCCTATGCTGTATGATTTATTCCAAGATAGTGAGTACAAACCTAAAAATATAAAGGAAGCCAAAGAGTATCTAAGTAAAAAATTTGTCTATTAA
- a CDS encoding energy-coupling factor transporter transmembrane component T family protein, with translation MKTKFERCRIQPENMMVSLFILLFYISFIESYRLLLITAGVAIVYSIVTCENKFFIRLIKPVVPFVILMLLPIIIRYILRGTLEDIDFTMMIIGKILISSIILGTIVAKYSALYLVDGILNIGLPQIFNRILALTFRYFHMINEDVQIGRKALSSRGIGERKGLSSLSIFGEWIGGFFLKSIHHSDMVFNAMKSRGFQGEARNGKFKNKVLIIEACIFILFLTVVLIIDGKV, from the coding sequence ATGAAAACTAAGTTTGAAAGATGCCGAATCCAGCCTGAAAACATGATGGTTAGTCTTTTTATTCTTCTATTTTATATATCTTTTATAGAAAGCTACAGGTTATTGCTGATAACTGCTGGTGTTGCTATCGTATATTCTATTGTTACCTGTGAGAATAAATTTTTTATTAGGCTGATAAAACCAGTAGTACCTTTTGTAATTTTGATGCTGCTACCCATTATAATAAGGTACATACTAAGAGGAACCTTGGAAGACATAGATTTCACAATGATGATTATTGGTAAAATCTTGATTTCCTCTATTATACTGGGAACCATTGTCGCTAAATATTCAGCCCTTTATCTAGTGGATGGAATACTAAATATTGGGTTGCCTCAAATATTTAATAGGATATTGGCACTTACCTTTAGGTACTTTCATATGATCAATGAGGACGTACAGATAGGTAGAAAAGCATTAAGCAGTAGAGGAATCGGTGAAAGGAAGGGACTATCATCCCTTAGTATTTTTGGTGAATGGATTGGGGGATTTTTTCTTAAAAGTATTCATCACAGTGACATGGTCTTTAATGCAATGAAGTCCAGAGGTTTTCAAGGGGAGGCAAGAAATGGAAAATTTAAAAATAAGGTTTTAATCATTGAAGCTTGTATATTCATCCTATTTTTAACCGTGGTGTTAATAATTGATGGGAAGGTGTAA
- the lgt gene encoding prolipoprotein diacylglyceryl transferase — protein sequence MKLLFNIGGFSVHLFGLTIALGILVGFLIILSEAKRKGLDKDKLMDLALYTVIFGVIGARLNYILAFNPTYYIQNPKEIFMLQQGGLSIQGSLIVGTAFALWYMKKKSIPMWKTADAFAPAIIIGQAIGRVGCDVFGVPMNRSWFWGVEVGGQLLHPAQIYEAILNYVLFLILWNKRKNTKYDGQIFFIYIIGFSVNRFIVEFFRTNPMIFGPISIAHLFSLGIILIAIIAMLWLKKKYHNPQSSVGSDTITISQLDWKSIVIIGGAMIVSIAFYYFIHSI from the coding sequence ATGAAACTATTATTTAATATTGGAGGATTTTCAGTCCATCTATTTGGGCTTACCATTGCGTTGGGAATTTTAGTAGGTTTTTTAATCATCTTATCAGAGGCTAAGAGAAAAGGCTTAGATAAGGATAAGTTGATGGATTTAGCTTTATATACAGTTATATTTGGGGTTATAGGTGCTCGATTAAATTATATATTGGCTTTTAATCCAACTTATTATATACAAAACCCTAAGGAAATATTTATGCTACAACAGGGTGGGCTATCAATTCAAGGTTCTTTAATTGTAGGTACAGCATTTGCACTTTGGTATATGAAGAAGAAAAGTATTCCCATGTGGAAAACTGCTGATGCATTTGCACCTGCCATTATTATCGGGCAGGCAATTGGCAGGGTAGGTTGTGATGTGTTTGGAGTGCCTATGAATAGAAGTTGGTTTTGGGGAGTAGAGGTTGGAGGACAATTATTGCATCCTGCTCAAATCTATGAAGCAATCCTAAATTATGTTCTATTCCTTATTCTATGGAACAAAAGAAAAAATACTAAATATGACGGACAAATATTCTTTATTTACATCATCGGATTTTCAGTCAACCGATTCATTGTTGAATTCTTTAGAACAAATCCTATGATTTTTGGACCTATATCTATTGCACATCTATTTAGTTTAGGAATCATTTTAATTGCAATTATAGCAATGCTATGGTTGAAGAAGAAGTACCATAATCCACAATCAAGTGTGGGAAGTGACACAATAACTATCAGCCAACTGGATTGGAAGAGTATAGTTATCATCGGAGGTGCAATGATTGTATCTATAGCTTTCTACTATTTTATCCATAGCATTTAA